A window from Carassius gibelio isolate Cgi1373 ecotype wild population from Czech Republic chromosome B3, carGib1.2-hapl.c, whole genome shotgun sequence encodes these proteins:
- the LOC127953198 gene encoding E3 ubiquitin-protein ligase SMURF1 isoform X3, giving the protein MSNPGTRRNGSSIKVRLTVLCAKNLAKKDFFRLPDPFAKVVVDGSGQCHSTDTVKSTLDPKWNQHYDLYIGKTDSITISVWNHKKIHKKQGAGFLGCVRLLSNAISRLKDTGYQRLDLCKLNPSDSDAVRGQIVVSLQTRDRIGSGGPVVDCRGLVENEGPVFEDSGPGRPLSCFMEEPMPYTDPTGAAGGGNCRALESPNQEQRLQAQRIRNQDSRGHAHTPQNRPHGHQSPDLPEGYEQRTTVQGQVYFLHTQTGVSTWHDPRIPRDLNSVSCEELGPLPPGWEIRSTVSGRIYFVDHNNRTTQFTDPRLHHIMSQHSQVKESSQALPVQMEVGMEEGDGELPVRYERDLVQKLKVLRHELSLQQPQAGHCRIEVSREEIFEESYRQIMKMRPKDLKKRLMVKFRGEEGLDYGGVAREWLYLLCHEMLNPYYGLFQYSTDNIYTLQINPDSSINPDHLSYFHFVGRIMGLAVFHGHYINGGFTLPFYKQLLAKPIQLCDLETVDPELHKSLVWILENDIASVLDHTFCVEHNAFGKFLQHELKPNGKNIPVTEENKKEYVRLYVNWRFMRGIEAQFLALQKGFNELVPQHLLKPFDNKELELIIGGLGKIDLNDWKANTRLKHCVADSNIVKWFWQAVESFDEERRGRLLQFVTGSTRVPLQGFKALQGSTGSAGPRLFTIHLIDANTENLPKAHTCFNRIDIPPYESYEKLYEKLLTAVEETCGFAVE; this is encoded by the exons taTTATGTGCCAAGAATCTGGCAAAGAAAGACTTCTTTC GGTTGCCTGATCCTTTCGCCAAAGTGGTGGTGGATGGCTCGGGTCAATGCCACTCTACAGACACGGTCAAAAGCACATTGGACCCCAAGTGGAATCAGCATTACGACCT TTATATTGGGAAGACCGATTCCATCACCATTAGCGTATGGAACCACAAGAAGATCCATAAGAAGCAGGGTGCAGGTTTCTTAGGCTGTGTGCGGCTCCTGTCCAACGCCATCAGCAGACTAAAAGACACAGGCT ACCAGCGTTTAGACTTATGCAAGCTGAACCCATCTGACAGTGATGCTGTTCGTGGACAAATCGTTG tgAGTCTGCAGACCAGAGACAGAATTGGCAGTGGAGGGCCTGTGGTCGACTGTAGAGGACTGGTAGAGAATGAAGG GCCTGTCTTTGAAGACTCGGGGCCCGGGCGGCCTCTCAGCTGCTTCATGGAGGAGCCCATGCCATACACCGATCCTACAGGAGCCGCTGGCGGGGGCAACTGCCGTGCACTTGAGTCGCCCAATCAGGAGCAACGGCTCCAAGCACAACGCATCAGAAACCAAGATTCTAGAGGGCATGCACACACCCCCCAAAACAGACCACATGGACACCAATCCCCTGACCTCCCTGAGGGCTATG AGCAAAGGACCACCGTGCAGGGCCAAGTCTATTTTCTGCACACACAGACTGGCGTGAGCACCTGGCATGATCCCAGAATACCCCG GGATTTGAACAGCGTGAGTTGTGAGGAGCTGGGCCCTCTGCCGCCCGGCTGGGAGATCAGGAGCACTGTGTCAGGACGAATTTATTTTGTTGACCACAATAATAGAACCACGCAATTCACCGACCCCAGGTTACACCACATCATGAG CCAACACTCTCAGGTGAAGGAGTCGAGTCAGGCTCTGCCTGTTCAGATGGAAGTTGGCATGGAGGAAGGTGATGGCGAGTTACCAGTGCGCTATGAGAGAGATCTGGTCCAGAAACTCAAAGTTCTCCGCCATGAGCTCTCCCTGCAGCAGCCTCAAGCCGGCCACTGCCGCATAGAAGTGTCCCGTGAGGAGATCTTTGAG GAGTCTTATAGACAGATCATGAAGATGAGACCCAAAGACCTGAAGAAGCGGCTGATGGTGAAGTTCAGAGGAGAGGAGGGGCTGGATTACGGTGGAGTTGCTAG GGAATGGTTGTATCTCCTCTGCCATGAGATGCTGAATCCATACTACGGCCTGTTTCAGTACTCGACTGATAACATCTACACACTACAAATCAACCCGGACTCATCCATCAACCCT GACCACTTGTCTTACTTCCACTTTGTTGGGCGGATTATGGGTCTGGCTGTTTTCCACGGGCACTACATCAATGGAGGCTTCACCTTACCCTTCTACAAGCAGCTCCTGGCGAAGCCCATCCAGCTTTGTGACCTTGAGACGGTGGACCCAGAACTGCACAAGAGCCTCGTCTGGATACT AGAGAATGACATCGCATCTGTTTTGGACCACACCTTCTGTGTAGAACACAATGCTTTTGGCAAATTCCTCCAACATGAGCTGAAACCAAACGGCAAGAACATCCCGGTCACAGAGGAGAACAAGAAAGAATATGTGAG GCTGTATGTCAACTGGAGATTCATGCGAGGCATTGAGGCCCAATTCCTCGCCCTGCAGAAGGGCTTCAACGAACTCGTACCACAGCATCTGCTCAAGCCTTTTGACAACAAGGAACTTGAG CTGATCATCGGAGGTTTGGGCAAGATCGATCTGAACGACTGGAAGGCGAACACACGGCTGAAGCACTGTGTGGCTGACAGTAACATAGTGAAGTGGTTCTGGCAGGCGGTCGAATCGTTTGACGAGGAGAGGAGAGGCAGATTGCTACAGTTCGTCACAGGCTCAACACGCGTCCCTCTACAAGGCTTCAAAGCACTGCAAG GTTCTACAGGTTCTGCAGGACCAAGACTCTTCACTATTCATTTAATTGATGCCAACACAGAAAACCTGCCCAAAGCCCACACATG CTTCAACCGGATCGACATCCCGCCTTACGAGTCATACGAGAAGCTCTATGAGAAGCTCCTGACGGCCGTGGAGGAGACGTGTGGCTTCGCAGTGGAGTGA
- the LOC127953198 gene encoding E3 ubiquitin-protein ligase SMURF1 isoform X1, with the protein MSNPGTRRNGSSIKVRLTVLCAKNLAKKDFFRLPDPFAKVVVDGSGQCHSTDTVKSTLDPKWNQHYDLYIGKTDSITISVWNHKKIHKKQGAGFLGCVRLLSNAISRLKDTGYQRLDLCKLNPSDSDAVRGQIVVSLQTRDRIGSGGPVVDCRGLVENEGPVFEDSGPGRPLSCFMEEPMPYTDPTGAAGGGNCRALESPNQEQRLQAQRIRNQDSRGHAHTPQNRPHGHQSPDLPEGYEQRTTVQGQVYFLHTQTGVSTWHDPRIPRFANISLRDLNSVSCEELGPLPPGWEIRSTVSGRIYFVDHNNRTTQFTDPRLHHIMSQHSQVKESSQALPVQMEVGMEEGDGELPVRYERDLVQKLKVLRHELSLQQPQAGHCRIEVSREEIFEESYRQIMKMRPKDLKKRLMVKFRGEEGLDYGGVAREWLYLLCHEMLNPYYGLFQYSTDNIYTLQINPDSSINPDHLSYFHFVGRIMGLAVFHGHYINGGFTLPFYKQLLAKPIQLCDLETVDPELHKSLVWILENDIASVLDHTFCVEHNAFGKFLQHELKPNGKNIPVTEENKKEYVRLYVNWRFMRGIEAQFLALQKGFNELVPQHLLKPFDNKELELIIGGLGKIDLNDWKANTRLKHCVADSNIVKWFWQAVESFDEERRGRLLQFVTGSTRVPLQGFKALQGSTGSAGPRLFTIHLIDANTENLPKAHTCFNRIDIPPYESYEKLYEKLLTAVEETCGFAVE; encoded by the exons taTTATGTGCCAAGAATCTGGCAAAGAAAGACTTCTTTC GGTTGCCTGATCCTTTCGCCAAAGTGGTGGTGGATGGCTCGGGTCAATGCCACTCTACAGACACGGTCAAAAGCACATTGGACCCCAAGTGGAATCAGCATTACGACCT TTATATTGGGAAGACCGATTCCATCACCATTAGCGTATGGAACCACAAGAAGATCCATAAGAAGCAGGGTGCAGGTTTCTTAGGCTGTGTGCGGCTCCTGTCCAACGCCATCAGCAGACTAAAAGACACAGGCT ACCAGCGTTTAGACTTATGCAAGCTGAACCCATCTGACAGTGATGCTGTTCGTGGACAAATCGTTG tgAGTCTGCAGACCAGAGACAGAATTGGCAGTGGAGGGCCTGTGGTCGACTGTAGAGGACTGGTAGAGAATGAAGG GCCTGTCTTTGAAGACTCGGGGCCCGGGCGGCCTCTCAGCTGCTTCATGGAGGAGCCCATGCCATACACCGATCCTACAGGAGCCGCTGGCGGGGGCAACTGCCGTGCACTTGAGTCGCCCAATCAGGAGCAACGGCTCCAAGCACAACGCATCAGAAACCAAGATTCTAGAGGGCATGCACACACCCCCCAAAACAGACCACATGGACACCAATCCCCTGACCTCCCTGAGGGCTATG AGCAAAGGACCACCGTGCAGGGCCAAGTCTATTTTCTGCACACACAGACTGGCGTGAGCACCTGGCATGATCCCAGAATACCCCG tttCGCCAACATCTCTTTAAG GGATTTGAACAGCGTGAGTTGTGAGGAGCTGGGCCCTCTGCCGCCCGGCTGGGAGATCAGGAGCACTGTGTCAGGACGAATTTATTTTGTTGACCACAATAATAGAACCACGCAATTCACCGACCCCAGGTTACACCACATCATGAG CCAACACTCTCAGGTGAAGGAGTCGAGTCAGGCTCTGCCTGTTCAGATGGAAGTTGGCATGGAGGAAGGTGATGGCGAGTTACCAGTGCGCTATGAGAGAGATCTGGTCCAGAAACTCAAAGTTCTCCGCCATGAGCTCTCCCTGCAGCAGCCTCAAGCCGGCCACTGCCGCATAGAAGTGTCCCGTGAGGAGATCTTTGAG GAGTCTTATAGACAGATCATGAAGATGAGACCCAAAGACCTGAAGAAGCGGCTGATGGTGAAGTTCAGAGGAGAGGAGGGGCTGGATTACGGTGGAGTTGCTAG GGAATGGTTGTATCTCCTCTGCCATGAGATGCTGAATCCATACTACGGCCTGTTTCAGTACTCGACTGATAACATCTACACACTACAAATCAACCCGGACTCATCCATCAACCCT GACCACTTGTCTTACTTCCACTTTGTTGGGCGGATTATGGGTCTGGCTGTTTTCCACGGGCACTACATCAATGGAGGCTTCACCTTACCCTTCTACAAGCAGCTCCTGGCGAAGCCCATCCAGCTTTGTGACCTTGAGACGGTGGACCCAGAACTGCACAAGAGCCTCGTCTGGATACT AGAGAATGACATCGCATCTGTTTTGGACCACACCTTCTGTGTAGAACACAATGCTTTTGGCAAATTCCTCCAACATGAGCTGAAACCAAACGGCAAGAACATCCCGGTCACAGAGGAGAACAAGAAAGAATATGTGAG GCTGTATGTCAACTGGAGATTCATGCGAGGCATTGAGGCCCAATTCCTCGCCCTGCAGAAGGGCTTCAACGAACTCGTACCACAGCATCTGCTCAAGCCTTTTGACAACAAGGAACTTGAG CTGATCATCGGAGGTTTGGGCAAGATCGATCTGAACGACTGGAAGGCGAACACACGGCTGAAGCACTGTGTGGCTGACAGTAACATAGTGAAGTGGTTCTGGCAGGCGGTCGAATCGTTTGACGAGGAGAGGAGAGGCAGATTGCTACAGTTCGTCACAGGCTCAACACGCGTCCCTCTACAAGGCTTCAAAGCACTGCAAG GTTCTACAGGTTCTGCAGGACCAAGACTCTTCACTATTCATTTAATTGATGCCAACACAGAAAACCTGCCCAAAGCCCACACATG CTTCAACCGGATCGACATCCCGCCTTACGAGTCATACGAGAAGCTCTATGAGAAGCTCCTGACGGCCGTGGAGGAGACGTGTGGCTTCGCAGTGGAGTGA
- the LOC127953198 gene encoding E3 ubiquitin-protein ligase SMURF1 isoform X2 yields the protein MSNPGTRRNGSSIKVRLTVLCAKNLAKKDFFRLPDPFAKVVVDGSGQCHSTDTVKSTLDPKWNQHYDLYIGKTDSITISVWNHKKIHKKQGAGFLGCVRLLSNAISRLKDTGYQRLDLCKLNPSDSDAVRGQIVVSLQTRDRIGSGGPVVDCRGLVENEGPVFEDSGPGRPLSCFMEEPMPYTDPTGAAGGGNCRALESPNQEQRLQAQRIRNQDSRGHAHTPQNRPHGHQSPDLPEGYEQRTTVQGQVYFLHTQTGVSTWHDPRIPRFANISLRDLNSVSCEELGPLPPGWEIRSTVSGRIYFVDHNNRTTQFTDPRLHHIMSQHSQVKESSQALPVQMEVGMEEGDGELPVRYERDLVQKLKVLRHELSLQQPQAGHCRIEVSREEIFEESYRQIMKMRPKDLKKRLMVKFRGEEGLDYGGVAREWLYLLCHEMLNPYYGLFQYSTDNIYTLQINPDSSINPDHLSYFHFVGRIMGLAVFHGHYINGGFTLPFYKQLLAKPIQLCDLETVDPELHKSLVWILENDIASVLDHTFCVEHNAFGKFLQHELKPNGKNIPVTEENKKEYVRLYVNWRFMRGIEAQFLALQKGFNELVPQHLLKPFDNKELELIIGGLGKIDLNDWKANTRLKHCVADSNIVKWFWQAVESFDEERRGRLLQFVTGSTRVPLQGFKALQGSAGPRLFTIHLIDANTENLPKAHTCFNRIDIPPYESYEKLYEKLLTAVEETCGFAVE from the exons taTTATGTGCCAAGAATCTGGCAAAGAAAGACTTCTTTC GGTTGCCTGATCCTTTCGCCAAAGTGGTGGTGGATGGCTCGGGTCAATGCCACTCTACAGACACGGTCAAAAGCACATTGGACCCCAAGTGGAATCAGCATTACGACCT TTATATTGGGAAGACCGATTCCATCACCATTAGCGTATGGAACCACAAGAAGATCCATAAGAAGCAGGGTGCAGGTTTCTTAGGCTGTGTGCGGCTCCTGTCCAACGCCATCAGCAGACTAAAAGACACAGGCT ACCAGCGTTTAGACTTATGCAAGCTGAACCCATCTGACAGTGATGCTGTTCGTGGACAAATCGTTG tgAGTCTGCAGACCAGAGACAGAATTGGCAGTGGAGGGCCTGTGGTCGACTGTAGAGGACTGGTAGAGAATGAAGG GCCTGTCTTTGAAGACTCGGGGCCCGGGCGGCCTCTCAGCTGCTTCATGGAGGAGCCCATGCCATACACCGATCCTACAGGAGCCGCTGGCGGGGGCAACTGCCGTGCACTTGAGTCGCCCAATCAGGAGCAACGGCTCCAAGCACAACGCATCAGAAACCAAGATTCTAGAGGGCATGCACACACCCCCCAAAACAGACCACATGGACACCAATCCCCTGACCTCCCTGAGGGCTATG AGCAAAGGACCACCGTGCAGGGCCAAGTCTATTTTCTGCACACACAGACTGGCGTGAGCACCTGGCATGATCCCAGAATACCCCG tttCGCCAACATCTCTTTAAG GGATTTGAACAGCGTGAGTTGTGAGGAGCTGGGCCCTCTGCCGCCCGGCTGGGAGATCAGGAGCACTGTGTCAGGACGAATTTATTTTGTTGACCACAATAATAGAACCACGCAATTCACCGACCCCAGGTTACACCACATCATGAG CCAACACTCTCAGGTGAAGGAGTCGAGTCAGGCTCTGCCTGTTCAGATGGAAGTTGGCATGGAGGAAGGTGATGGCGAGTTACCAGTGCGCTATGAGAGAGATCTGGTCCAGAAACTCAAAGTTCTCCGCCATGAGCTCTCCCTGCAGCAGCCTCAAGCCGGCCACTGCCGCATAGAAGTGTCCCGTGAGGAGATCTTTGAG GAGTCTTATAGACAGATCATGAAGATGAGACCCAAAGACCTGAAGAAGCGGCTGATGGTGAAGTTCAGAGGAGAGGAGGGGCTGGATTACGGTGGAGTTGCTAG GGAATGGTTGTATCTCCTCTGCCATGAGATGCTGAATCCATACTACGGCCTGTTTCAGTACTCGACTGATAACATCTACACACTACAAATCAACCCGGACTCATCCATCAACCCT GACCACTTGTCTTACTTCCACTTTGTTGGGCGGATTATGGGTCTGGCTGTTTTCCACGGGCACTACATCAATGGAGGCTTCACCTTACCCTTCTACAAGCAGCTCCTGGCGAAGCCCATCCAGCTTTGTGACCTTGAGACGGTGGACCCAGAACTGCACAAGAGCCTCGTCTGGATACT AGAGAATGACATCGCATCTGTTTTGGACCACACCTTCTGTGTAGAACACAATGCTTTTGGCAAATTCCTCCAACATGAGCTGAAACCAAACGGCAAGAACATCCCGGTCACAGAGGAGAACAAGAAAGAATATGTGAG GCTGTATGTCAACTGGAGATTCATGCGAGGCATTGAGGCCCAATTCCTCGCCCTGCAGAAGGGCTTCAACGAACTCGTACCACAGCATCTGCTCAAGCCTTTTGACAACAAGGAACTTGAG CTGATCATCGGAGGTTTGGGCAAGATCGATCTGAACGACTGGAAGGCGAACACACGGCTGAAGCACTGTGTGGCTGACAGTAACATAGTGAAGTGGTTCTGGCAGGCGGTCGAATCGTTTGACGAGGAGAGGAGAGGCAGATTGCTACAGTTCGTCACAGGCTCAACACGCGTCCCTCTACAAGGCTTCAAAGCACTGCAAG GTTCTGCAGGACCAAGACTCTTCACTATTCATTTAATTGATGCCAACACAGAAAACCTGCCCAAAGCCCACACATG CTTCAACCGGATCGACATCCCGCCTTACGAGTCATACGAGAAGCTCTATGAGAAGCTCCTGACGGCCGTGGAGGAGACGTGTGGCTTCGCAGTGGAGTGA
- the LOC127953198 gene encoding E3 ubiquitin-protein ligase SMURF1 isoform X5, which yields MSNPGTRRNGSSIKVRLTVLCAKNLAKKDFFRLPDPFAKVVVDGSGQCHSTDTVKSTLDPKWNQHYDLYIGKTDSITISVWNHKKIHKKQGAGFLGCVRLLSNAISRLKDTGYQRLDLCKLNPSDSDAVRGQIVVSLQTRDRIGSGGPVVDCRGLVENEGPVFEDSGPGRPLSCFMEEPMPYTDPTGAAGGGNCRALESPNQEQRLQAQRIRNQDSRGHAHTPQNRPHGHQSPDLPEGYEQRTTVQGQVYFLHTQTGVSTWHDPRIPRQHSQVKESSQALPVQMEVGMEEGDGELPVRYERDLVQKLKVLRHELSLQQPQAGHCRIEVSREEIFEESYRQIMKMRPKDLKKRLMVKFRGEEGLDYGGVAREWLYLLCHEMLNPYYGLFQYSTDNIYTLQINPDSSINPDHLSYFHFVGRIMGLAVFHGHYINGGFTLPFYKQLLAKPIQLCDLETVDPELHKSLVWILENDIASVLDHTFCVEHNAFGKFLQHELKPNGKNIPVTEENKKEYVRLYVNWRFMRGIEAQFLALQKGFNELVPQHLLKPFDNKELELIIGGLGKIDLNDWKANTRLKHCVADSNIVKWFWQAVESFDEERRGRLLQFVTGSTRVPLQGFKALQGSTGSAGPRLFTIHLIDANTENLPKAHTCFNRIDIPPYESYEKLYEKLLTAVEETCGFAVE from the exons taTTATGTGCCAAGAATCTGGCAAAGAAAGACTTCTTTC GGTTGCCTGATCCTTTCGCCAAAGTGGTGGTGGATGGCTCGGGTCAATGCCACTCTACAGACACGGTCAAAAGCACATTGGACCCCAAGTGGAATCAGCATTACGACCT TTATATTGGGAAGACCGATTCCATCACCATTAGCGTATGGAACCACAAGAAGATCCATAAGAAGCAGGGTGCAGGTTTCTTAGGCTGTGTGCGGCTCCTGTCCAACGCCATCAGCAGACTAAAAGACACAGGCT ACCAGCGTTTAGACTTATGCAAGCTGAACCCATCTGACAGTGATGCTGTTCGTGGACAAATCGTTG tgAGTCTGCAGACCAGAGACAGAATTGGCAGTGGAGGGCCTGTGGTCGACTGTAGAGGACTGGTAGAGAATGAAGG GCCTGTCTTTGAAGACTCGGGGCCCGGGCGGCCTCTCAGCTGCTTCATGGAGGAGCCCATGCCATACACCGATCCTACAGGAGCCGCTGGCGGGGGCAACTGCCGTGCACTTGAGTCGCCCAATCAGGAGCAACGGCTCCAAGCACAACGCATCAGAAACCAAGATTCTAGAGGGCATGCACACACCCCCCAAAACAGACCACATGGACACCAATCCCCTGACCTCCCTGAGGGCTATG AGCAAAGGACCACCGTGCAGGGCCAAGTCTATTTTCTGCACACACAGACTGGCGTGAGCACCTGGCATGATCCCAGAATACCCCG CCAACACTCTCAGGTGAAGGAGTCGAGTCAGGCTCTGCCTGTTCAGATGGAAGTTGGCATGGAGGAAGGTGATGGCGAGTTACCAGTGCGCTATGAGAGAGATCTGGTCCAGAAACTCAAAGTTCTCCGCCATGAGCTCTCCCTGCAGCAGCCTCAAGCCGGCCACTGCCGCATAGAAGTGTCCCGTGAGGAGATCTTTGAG GAGTCTTATAGACAGATCATGAAGATGAGACCCAAAGACCTGAAGAAGCGGCTGATGGTGAAGTTCAGAGGAGAGGAGGGGCTGGATTACGGTGGAGTTGCTAG GGAATGGTTGTATCTCCTCTGCCATGAGATGCTGAATCCATACTACGGCCTGTTTCAGTACTCGACTGATAACATCTACACACTACAAATCAACCCGGACTCATCCATCAACCCT GACCACTTGTCTTACTTCCACTTTGTTGGGCGGATTATGGGTCTGGCTGTTTTCCACGGGCACTACATCAATGGAGGCTTCACCTTACCCTTCTACAAGCAGCTCCTGGCGAAGCCCATCCAGCTTTGTGACCTTGAGACGGTGGACCCAGAACTGCACAAGAGCCTCGTCTGGATACT AGAGAATGACATCGCATCTGTTTTGGACCACACCTTCTGTGTAGAACACAATGCTTTTGGCAAATTCCTCCAACATGAGCTGAAACCAAACGGCAAGAACATCCCGGTCACAGAGGAGAACAAGAAAGAATATGTGAG GCTGTATGTCAACTGGAGATTCATGCGAGGCATTGAGGCCCAATTCCTCGCCCTGCAGAAGGGCTTCAACGAACTCGTACCACAGCATCTGCTCAAGCCTTTTGACAACAAGGAACTTGAG CTGATCATCGGAGGTTTGGGCAAGATCGATCTGAACGACTGGAAGGCGAACACACGGCTGAAGCACTGTGTGGCTGACAGTAACATAGTGAAGTGGTTCTGGCAGGCGGTCGAATCGTTTGACGAGGAGAGGAGAGGCAGATTGCTACAGTTCGTCACAGGCTCAACACGCGTCCCTCTACAAGGCTTCAAAGCACTGCAAG GTTCTACAGGTTCTGCAGGACCAAGACTCTTCACTATTCATTTAATTGATGCCAACACAGAAAACCTGCCCAAAGCCCACACATG CTTCAACCGGATCGACATCCCGCCTTACGAGTCATACGAGAAGCTCTATGAGAAGCTCCTGACGGCCGTGGAGGAGACGTGTGGCTTCGCAGTGGAGTGA
- the LOC127953198 gene encoding E3 ubiquitin-protein ligase SMURF1 isoform X4, with translation MSNPGTRRNGSSIKVRLTVLCAKNLAKKDFFRLPDPFAKVVVDGSGQCHSTDTVKSTLDPKWNQHYDLYIGKTDSITISVWNHKKIHKKQGAGFLGCVRLLSNAISRLKDTGYQRLDLCKLNPSDSDAVRGQIVVSLQTRDRIGSGGPVVDCRGLVENEGPVFEDSGPGRPLSCFMEEPMPYTDPTGAAGGGNCRALESPNQEQRLQAQRIRNQDSRGHAHTPQNRPHGHQSPDLPEGYEQRTTVQGQVYFLHTQTGVSTWHDPRIPRDLNSVSCEELGPLPPGWEIRSTVSGRIYFVDHNNRTTQFTDPRLHHIMSQHSQVKESSQALPVQMEVGMEEGDGELPVRYERDLVQKLKVLRHELSLQQPQAGHCRIEVSREEIFEESYRQIMKMRPKDLKKRLMVKFRGEEGLDYGGVAREWLYLLCHEMLNPYYGLFQYSTDNIYTLQINPDSSINPDHLSYFHFVGRIMGLAVFHGHYINGGFTLPFYKQLLAKPIQLCDLETVDPELHKSLVWILENDIASVLDHTFCVEHNAFGKFLQHELKPNGKNIPVTEENKKEYVRLYVNWRFMRGIEAQFLALQKGFNELVPQHLLKPFDNKELELIIGGLGKIDLNDWKANTRLKHCVADSNIVKWFWQAVESFDEERRGRLLQFVTGSTRVPLQGFKALQGSAGPRLFTIHLIDANTENLPKAHTCFNRIDIPPYESYEKLYEKLLTAVEETCGFAVE, from the exons taTTATGTGCCAAGAATCTGGCAAAGAAAGACTTCTTTC GGTTGCCTGATCCTTTCGCCAAAGTGGTGGTGGATGGCTCGGGTCAATGCCACTCTACAGACACGGTCAAAAGCACATTGGACCCCAAGTGGAATCAGCATTACGACCT TTATATTGGGAAGACCGATTCCATCACCATTAGCGTATGGAACCACAAGAAGATCCATAAGAAGCAGGGTGCAGGTTTCTTAGGCTGTGTGCGGCTCCTGTCCAACGCCATCAGCAGACTAAAAGACACAGGCT ACCAGCGTTTAGACTTATGCAAGCTGAACCCATCTGACAGTGATGCTGTTCGTGGACAAATCGTTG tgAGTCTGCAGACCAGAGACAGAATTGGCAGTGGAGGGCCTGTGGTCGACTGTAGAGGACTGGTAGAGAATGAAGG GCCTGTCTTTGAAGACTCGGGGCCCGGGCGGCCTCTCAGCTGCTTCATGGAGGAGCCCATGCCATACACCGATCCTACAGGAGCCGCTGGCGGGGGCAACTGCCGTGCACTTGAGTCGCCCAATCAGGAGCAACGGCTCCAAGCACAACGCATCAGAAACCAAGATTCTAGAGGGCATGCACACACCCCCCAAAACAGACCACATGGACACCAATCCCCTGACCTCCCTGAGGGCTATG AGCAAAGGACCACCGTGCAGGGCCAAGTCTATTTTCTGCACACACAGACTGGCGTGAGCACCTGGCATGATCCCAGAATACCCCG GGATTTGAACAGCGTGAGTTGTGAGGAGCTGGGCCCTCTGCCGCCCGGCTGGGAGATCAGGAGCACTGTGTCAGGACGAATTTATTTTGTTGACCACAATAATAGAACCACGCAATTCACCGACCCCAGGTTACACCACATCATGAG CCAACACTCTCAGGTGAAGGAGTCGAGTCAGGCTCTGCCTGTTCAGATGGAAGTTGGCATGGAGGAAGGTGATGGCGAGTTACCAGTGCGCTATGAGAGAGATCTGGTCCAGAAACTCAAAGTTCTCCGCCATGAGCTCTCCCTGCAGCAGCCTCAAGCCGGCCACTGCCGCATAGAAGTGTCCCGTGAGGAGATCTTTGAG GAGTCTTATAGACAGATCATGAAGATGAGACCCAAAGACCTGAAGAAGCGGCTGATGGTGAAGTTCAGAGGAGAGGAGGGGCTGGATTACGGTGGAGTTGCTAG GGAATGGTTGTATCTCCTCTGCCATGAGATGCTGAATCCATACTACGGCCTGTTTCAGTACTCGACTGATAACATCTACACACTACAAATCAACCCGGACTCATCCATCAACCCT GACCACTTGTCTTACTTCCACTTTGTTGGGCGGATTATGGGTCTGGCTGTTTTCCACGGGCACTACATCAATGGAGGCTTCACCTTACCCTTCTACAAGCAGCTCCTGGCGAAGCCCATCCAGCTTTGTGACCTTGAGACGGTGGACCCAGAACTGCACAAGAGCCTCGTCTGGATACT AGAGAATGACATCGCATCTGTTTTGGACCACACCTTCTGTGTAGAACACAATGCTTTTGGCAAATTCCTCCAACATGAGCTGAAACCAAACGGCAAGAACATCCCGGTCACAGAGGAGAACAAGAAAGAATATGTGAG GCTGTATGTCAACTGGAGATTCATGCGAGGCATTGAGGCCCAATTCCTCGCCCTGCAGAAGGGCTTCAACGAACTCGTACCACAGCATCTGCTCAAGCCTTTTGACAACAAGGAACTTGAG CTGATCATCGGAGGTTTGGGCAAGATCGATCTGAACGACTGGAAGGCGAACACACGGCTGAAGCACTGTGTGGCTGACAGTAACATAGTGAAGTGGTTCTGGCAGGCGGTCGAATCGTTTGACGAGGAGAGGAGAGGCAGATTGCTACAGTTCGTCACAGGCTCAACACGCGTCCCTCTACAAGGCTTCAAAGCACTGCAAG GTTCTGCAGGACCAAGACTCTTCACTATTCATTTAATTGATGCCAACACAGAAAACCTGCCCAAAGCCCACACATG CTTCAACCGGATCGACATCCCGCCTTACGAGTCATACGAGAAGCTCTATGAGAAGCTCCTGACGGCCGTGGAGGAGACGTGTGGCTTCGCAGTGGAGTGA